Within the Glycine soja cultivar W05 chromosome 3, ASM419377v2, whole genome shotgun sequence genome, the region ATAATGATTGGCAGAGGAAGCTTTCCTCTGGGAGGCTTCATTGTTCCTGAAGGTATCATGGGAATGAGGGTTAGAGAGGCTTAAAGCTAACCAAATGGGAAGGAAGAGTGTGAACTAATACACAGCACAACAGAATGATAGTGACATTGTTGAGACTTAAGAGGGTTTTAGTTAGCTTTTGGAGTAGGAGTGAAGTTAAAGCATAGTATGCTTTGGTTGTGAATAATCTATGTTGAAGGATATTGTCATATTTGAGTTTAAGAAATGACTTGGAAGGTTAACATCTTGAGCTTGTCTTATATGTCTATACATTGATTCAATCACTTTTCTTATGTAGGCCATGAGGAACATACATGTGGTGGGAGATGTGTATTATTAGAAGGTTTGTTGAATCTCTAGATCTCAAGTTCACACTCTTTTATGGCTTGTGTTTTAGCATGATTGCATATTTGTTCATACCTACGGGTAGATGTGATGTCGACAATATAGCCTAGAGAAATAACTATTCTTGTACATTATTTCTTCTTACTCAATATTTTCACATAATCTTTTTATTAGGGTGTGTTCTTCATATGCCCCATATTATACATGGTGAGTCTCTTGGACTAAATGAATTGAACCAATTCTTATGAAGAGTTTGAATGGACAACACAAAAATGTGAGAGTTGCGGCACGGTGTGTAGCAATTTGTCTTTCTCTATGTTCTATATATATTGACCTGAAGCCAGATATTTTTCTTAGGAAGTACAAACATTTGACAACATTCCGATTGTTTCACATAAttgttttgaaacacttgaaaAAGAGCTTCCTTTGCACTTTCCTCCTTTGTTAGGTGTCTAGTCATTTTATCCATTTTCAAAAGAGcctaaagtaatataaaatggatGGTtttaaaataggaaatgaatGTTTCTCACTCACCATGTACTCCGGGTATAATTGATTTTCTTAAATCATAACGAATCATGCAAcgaaaaggaagagaaagtcATCAAGGATTGGTAGCAATAgcaaccaaaattttaaaaagaataagagaGATCACAcgcacaaacaaacaaaaagagatTTATAGAGATTCAACAAATATATCTACTTCACCGGAagtaaagtgatttttttttcttattcataaATACtggaattataataaaatatataatatatgtgaACATTAtcttaaattacatttttaccGTCCATAATTACATTATAAGATGAAGTTACATTGTAATCAAGTCGTTCATCCATATAACGCACTACAGAATGCTTGATATCATACCAGATAACATTTCAGAGAATCCTCATccgatcctttttttttcatgttaaaaaatataaaataaaaagtttaatttttatgtacctTCAGCTTAAAAATTgttaaccaacaaaatatcgTGTTAGCtataacttttaagataattataaaatttaacaaacttaaaattaataatttatagttgAATGAGcgcatttaattaaattataaaataaatttgttatatgTGCTTTTTTCAGCCTTAGAATTACAACCGTGGAACTTGTAATTGAAATTATGCAAAGGCGTGCCCATTTCCATGTCCTACCTATCAATTTCTCAGTATTTTCAATGGGGTCATATCCTCTTTGAATTACAATTTTTCACGGTCTAATCAATTATACACCCCAAGTCCCATGAACTAATGAAGTGTTTAAAAGTAGGGTGTGAGAGTGACCTTCTTTCATGGGAAAGATGAATAGCTTGATGATATAAAATCTTCAAAAGGAAATGGACTCACCCTAATGCATTGTAGCAGTAAAAATTTCATCGCTAACCACCCAAGTTCTTGTCTTTAAAGATTACATAATTTAGATATAAACATTGCAAGTTAACACAGAGTGGTTAGTAACCGAACCTCACATGAGCTGAACATCCCTTAAACTGACAACCAccacattaaataaaattatcgcCTCAATCAACCATACAAAAATTGATTGGGCAACTGGCATGGAAGTTGACAACTACCAAAACTATCACTAATCAAATCATTATTCAAAACAAACGTTCAACATCATCCTTCATCATCGACTCATCACCAGCATTGTTCACAATCACAACTAGTACTTAAGGATGTCAAAGGGATCCCAAATCGATGAGTCAACTTAACTCATCATGAATCTGGGTcagattggaaaaaaaaatataagtttcaCTAACAGAAAATGGATTCGACTCACTTAATTCAAGGGTTAAGTGGGTTCGAACTAGATTGGTCCGTTAAAcccatttaaataataattgataaataaactaataaattaataatagattgtgtATGTTGTTGAAATATGACTAAGACTAATGTTTGGATTTAAGACTTTGGGGTTTTAAGACTTTTGAATGATATTCTATGTATTTGAGAATTGAGTCATTTGATTTCAATGGTTATTTTCATGATTATATTATATGCTTAAATGGTTATTTACAacatttatctattatttgtatttgtattgGAATCATTGGAatgtttttggtttaaaaaaatgtcactaaaaaaagagaaaaaatgtttttaattttttaaattttttttttggatttttttattataaaaatttagtgAGCTAACCCACCAACCCGTGGGATGACAAGTCGGGCTGGTATTTTCATGGCTCATTTAAAAGTGAGTTGGGCTGGTTCGGCCCATTTAAGTCTTAACTCGTGGTGGGTCAATCCATGTGGGCCAGGTTGACCCATTTTGACAGTCCTACTTATACTATAACACGATTGATTCAATACCTAAGAATTAATCAGGATTTGAATACTGAACCACTTGGTTAAGGACACAAATCTCTATCAGTTGTATCAACTGTTGTTGGTTTAATAACCCGTAACTTAAAACATGGATTTAACCTAATGTCCTTACATTGATTTTTCAACTACACATTAACTTTATTCCCTcgaattttctcattttcttacCTGGTCATTGCTATTTGCACTCCCCTAGTTGTTAATCCACTcccttttttgttctttttcccaAAATACCCCCCTTTTTCAAATCTTGGGCTTGGTCAGATACTACAATATCTAGACAATAGGTCGTGAATTTTAAACCAAACCACTACGATTAGTATCCACCATTTTGCCTCCTCTTGGGTATTGGTAAATCGAATTTGAAACCAAACCTCTAGCCACAACTGCAATGTTTTTTTAGTATTCACTGTCAATAACCTTATATATAGTGGTGATCTTGAGCACGGTTAAGGTGAACGACTATTTAGGAGCTCATTTTTAGAGGGGCATCAAAATTTTGTCAAGATACTCAACAAAATTTAGTTTTGCTTGAGTGTTTTGACAAGATACTTAACAAAACCACTATGACAAAATTGTGCCAAGATCATCAAAGGTTAGTTTTTATTGTATATCTTGAAATAatccaaactattttttttcttatcagggacatgcaaaaaaaatgaaaagtatcTAGTGAAAAATCACATGGAAAAAAGCTATAGAGGATAGCAAAGAACGAtgcttataaaaagaaaatgagaagatGTTTATGGAACTTGAGGAGGTGGGGCGGAGAGGGTGGGGGAAAGGGGGTGCTTGAAGAATGGGGAAAGGGGATGGTGAGAGAGGGGTATAAcaaaaatttcacaaaaaagGTGGTGAGaagatcaaaatgaagagtGTGTGTGTGAATAACATAGGTCAaaattctttctctctctttcattcCTTTTCGTTGGCACCTTTCTTGTACTATATATAGAATGTGTAATGTAACATCCATGATTGTTGATTTTTCGATGATTCTCACATTATGACACTTCACACGGTGGTACTTCACTCAATTCTTTGCTAGTTAGAATCCTTTCCAAGACCTTGACAATCTGCTTCTCTTGTTTCCAAGATCAATGATTGTCCCCACAAACTAACACGAGACTTTTCAGTGGACTTTTTTCTTACTCACATGCTTTCTAATAAACTTTCCAAAAAGTTACCCATATCATAGGTAGGGGTGGATAAACGGACCCAGGTCCATGGACTGGCCCGCGGTCTGCGAGGGTTAcggaccaatttttttaaacggtccatggttatgtcatatttttgggtCTGCCCCGCTTAACTCGTGAACTATGCGAGTTTGGCCCGCGGGGTCCACGAGTTGCCCGCAGCCCGCATTAGGTTTGATTTGTGTGACCCTGACCCAATtatattaggtttgattttctctttttcactttaaatccttttaaaataacagaaatatattagataagataaagatttaaaaataaaagtaaaagatttaaattaaaagataataaagataaaaaaggataagataacataaataaaagattaagataaaaaagataagtgatagcatgctaaaaatcttcctttttgatatttttttttatctttttttcttttaacctaTCCTTTTCATATAtgcaagccataaataataaaaatatcaattcttatcatttaagctaaaaataattgttaaataaatatttttaaagatatttcaatatatttttattataaaaaatggctcacatcatatttagcagttatcattgTAGCAGGCTAAGAACACTTTTTTCCTCACATTTTTATCCATCACGCAGTCACGCACGCGCGCAAGTCATACGACTATTTCCCTTACAAGGAAAACAAAACACGACTCACACTCACGCAGTCACGCGACACACCACAACGGCTCAGCCTCGATCCACCACCGCGCCATCATGTTTGTACTCTTAAATGTATAGATGGAGAAGACTCAAACTACTTCAAATATGGAATCATTTGTTATTGgaaatgtttaaatttcatattttagatttattgcttggattttcttttgttaagacattatttattttattgatgtaattgactaattattgagattttatttacatctgtattgaacttaatttgattgtattatatttttattaaaattgaaattcttttaaaactaggccCGCGGACTGGCCCTTTTGACCCACGGGGTCCGCGGAGTGGGGGcggaccaatttatttggtccatgTAAGAAGCGGGGTGGACTGGCCCGGTCCGTTGCCAATGCGAGCTTATGTGGGTGGGCCTTACGCGGGATGGGCCAGCCCGCTTACCCACCCCTACTCATAAGTACTCCAAGTCAAACACACTTAATTGTGGAGTTCTTAACTGATAAGGCTACCGAAAAGTATatgcatcttgttggtatatataatacaaattaattcctttaagtcaTCATCAATTGTATAGTCTCATATCTACATAGCCTTTGGACCCCTCTCGATTTTTTGTGTGATTTGTCAGGATGTTACATGCCCACCAACTTCCACTTGGTTAATCCTCGAACCAGACCATATTGGAAGAGATATTTTCTctcataaaattttgtaatgtCCCTAATTCTCAATTTCTTGGCGGCTCTCACACTACGACACTTCACATGTGACACTTTACTCAACTCCTTGTTTGGTTAGAACCCTCTATCAGTCAAAATCCTATGTAGGTAGCTCTTTTCGAGACCTCGACAATTTGCTTCAGTTACTTTCAAGATCAATGATTGTTTCCATAAACCATGAAAATTAAGTTGCTTTCTAGAATTTCTTAAAAGTAAAAGTATGGAAACTATTTTCAAGACATTTACTTATatctaaacatgaaaatgttaacaacactttttttttatactctcTTTCTAAGATTCTCCCTATAATTTGGTGAAGCGTAATGGAAGTTACCAATTTTGGTGGCCTCACTTCTAAATTAGgtgagaaaattattaaatgaaaagtgACACCTACTCAAATTAGTGATttgcaataaatttttacaaattatagtGTGTTAGAAAGAGAAGGTTAGAGAGAGTGTCACTGACCATCCTCCATAAACATATGTCTTCGaaattagttttcaaaaaggatattctttacaagaaaaaaaatacaaaaatgcaaaaagagaatgcaaggaaaaaaaagtttgcAAATAGAATCCCAAAAAATATTGGGCTTTGGCCCAAattgtatctttttttatttttgaggcaACACTCACTCAAACAAACGCTGAAACGAAACAGATAGCTGCTTCTTTCTCTCACGCAACCGTCGTCGTTCATCAATGGCTACACTCAACCTCTCTTCGTTGCAAGCTCTCGCCTTCCATCGTTTATCCTCTTCTTTTCCCCAAAGTACCCCTACCCTTTCCTTCAATTTCCAACCAAAACCCTTCGCTAACCCGCGCCCAATTTCTCTGAAACCCTACGTTTCCGAGAAACCTCGCGCGCGCGTGGTGGCGCTGGCCGTGAAGAGCCTCGGCGAAACGGAGGCGGTGGCGGTGTCGCCGGAAGATGGCCAATCCGCCGGAGAACTGCCGTCTGGATCCGGCGTCTACGCCGTGTACGACACGAACGGCGACGTTCAGTTCATCGGTTTGTCGCGGAACATTGCCGCGAGCGTTGCCGCGCACTGGAAATCGGTGCCGGAGCTTTGCGGTTCCGTCAAGGTGAGGGCTTTTTGGTTTTATCTGGTTTTggttagtgaaaaaaaaattattgcttgGAGAATGATTCGTTTTGTGTGGTGCAACCTTGGGTTGTtggattattgatttttttaaaacttaaatttacaaccttatgttaatatatcaatttttttttaaattattaggaATGAAATCGTGGACTAAAGAAATAGAGAATCCATGCATGGTACATGTGGTTTTCTAAATCTTGCTTGTAGAAAAATTTTCACTCTGATTTACTAGTTTGGTCCTTCCACTGTTTCTATGAAGCACACTTATCTTCCCCCATCCCTTTTCACTCTTCATTTCCTTTCTTGGTTTATAATTTTAGTGCTTTGCGGTAATAAAAAGACATTTTTCATCATTGAATGGAGCATCTTCTACATGAACATGATCTTTTAAAATGTGCTAGCTCAAGATTTATTTAAACCCTCATAAAACAATGCTTGAGAATGTGGATCTTCCTTGTACAATTGGATGGCTCTACTAGAAACTATTAGTTTATACATTGTAACATTGTGCTATTCTTTTTTCCATTCTTGTGGTCGGGATGAGGTTAGTTTTGATCCAACCTTATGATAGAACTTCGATGAGGTTCTCCAATGATGTTTAGATATTTTATACCATGACCAATGCCATCTCAATATATTGTTGTACTTTTTCTCCTAATGAGTTATGTGCTTTGAGAAAGGTGATTTACTCACGTCATTACACTACTTGGGTTAAAGAAATGGAAAACCCGTCTAATGTTCAAAGTAATAATCTTAATCATAATTCACTATCCATGTGttctttaaaatgatttgaaacaaTGTAGAAAAAAAGCAGTTAAAGCACTGATGACAAACAGTATAGGAAGTGATATAATCTCCTGAAAActcctctttctttcttttttaaatacatcACAATAACTTGCTCTGTTACATGCATTGACTTTAATCTAATTAGGATCACTATTCTCCAGATTTCCAGTGATAATACTTTCCTGATGGTGTGTTTTTCTTGGTAAAATTGTCTGCTGTAGGCTGGGGTAGTGGATGAACCAGACAGAGAAACTCTAACCCAAGCATGGAAGTCTTGGATGGAAGAATACATAAAAGTTAGTGGAAAAGTTCCACCTGGCAATGAATCAGGAAATGCCACTTGGGTCAGGCAGCCACCTAAACGGAAGCCTGATCTTCGATTAACGCCCGGTCACCACATGCAATTGACCGTCCCTCTTGAGAACCTCATTGATGCGTTGGTGAAAGAGAACAAGGTAGTGGCATTCATTAAGGGCCCTAGAAGTGCACCATTATGTGGATTCTCACAGAGAGTAATAGCCATTCTTGAAAATGAAGGAGTAGATTATGAGAGTGTAAATGTGCTGGATGAAGAGTATAACTACGGATTGAGGGaaacacttaaaaaatacaGCAATTGGCCAACATTCCCTCAGATTTTTGTGGATGGTGAACTGGTTGGGGGTTGTGATATATTGACCTCAATGTATGAGAAAGGTGAACTTGCTAGCTTGCTCAAAAAATAATTGTGCAAGTTACCTGCATTTAGGCATTCTTTTGAAGTTGGGGGATAGGAGTAGAGAATGGAGAGTGAGGGAAGGGTGTAATGCATTCAAGGTCATTTCAACTCTGTTGTATGAATTAATCTTTTAGATCCAAGgggagaaaagaaacaaaagaaaaaattagttatgtatatttgatttttatcataGTACAAAATGGTTCTTTTTCATTCACGGTATGTGCATCAATctgattttcattttatccaggACTTTGAAAGAGCAATGGGACCCTGGTGGGCATTAGTGATTTGCTTTCAAACTGATGTGTGCTGCTCACGTGTAGTATGTTACTAAGATAGAGAGATCTTGATCTAACATATCTGCAGATGATTAATGCTTCAAACACTATGAACTTGTTCGGATATTTTTTTGATGAGTATAGTTGtacaggaaaagaaaataagaaaacaaaattaattgacCTTCTCTACAAGATACCTTCAGGAGGAAAGAGTGTAAAGTAAATCACACGACACACCTAATATGTTTGTTGTAAAGCGATTATCTTTGAGTTGATGGTACgagatttttaaataactaaaagtttccatattttatcctttataattaatacaaaagacaatcatttcaatttttagaTTTTGGTTCTTGAAAGTGTAACGTGTTGTCGTGTTAATCCCTAAACCGAAAGAAATGGCGAAAAAGTTTCTGAAACTGAATTCTGCATGtcacattaatttaaaattgttttcatcCTCTATGTCCTTACTTCGTCCTCATGCATAATAAGGAAATTGTCGATCCCAACACTCTTCTAAGGAATTCGAGAATGGAGTTACGAACTGTGGTGGATACTGTTCGAGTCTATAATAATATGATGCAGTGGTAGTATCTTGTTCCTTATTCAGTGAAAAATTCAGTACTTACATCTCAAGAACCTGTTGCCAAACAATCAATTCGGATTATAATACATAAagattataattttcaaatcaaattccATTAGCCATCAATGATGTTTATTGTCTGTAAAGTGGCAATCTTTACAgacaataaacaaaaaacagTAATTAGGGGGAGTGTTTAGTGAGTTTGAAAAGCTTGTTAAGGAGGGTATCAAGaagaattatattaataaacttTTCAGAAAAATTTAACCAGTTTAGAACTATTTTCTGTTACACAAT harbors:
- the LOC114406120 gene encoding bifunctional monothiol glutaredoxin-S16, chloroplastic-like; the protein is MATLNLSSLQALAFHRLSSSFPQSTPTLSFNFQPKPFANPRPISLKPYVSEKPRARVVALAVKSLGETEAVAVSPEDGQSAGELPSGSGVYAVYDTNGDVQFIGLSRNIAASVAAHWKSVPELCGSVKAGVVDEPDRETLTQAWKSWMEEYIKVSGKVPPGNESGNATWVRQPPKRKPDLRLTPGHHMQLTVPLENLIDALVKENKVVAFIKGPRSAPLCGFSQRVIAILENEGVDYESVNVLDEEYNYGLRETLKKYSNWPTFPQIFVDGELVGGCDILTSMYEKGELASLLKK